Below is a window of Mycoplasma sp. Mirounga ES2805-ORL DNA.
CAAATTATTAGCGAATTAAACGCTTTTGATAAAAATACTTTAACTCTTGATGAACAGTTACTTTTTGAAAAAACTCTCTATAAAGCTAAAAAAGAAGAAATAAGATATAACTTCAACATTAACGTTATTAATTACACAAACCATTATGAAAAATTAATTCTAGAGAAAAAAACAATTAGAAACGAAGAAAAAAGAAAATATAAAGATAAGAAAAAAAATGACTCAAAATTAATACAATTAAAGAAAAATAGAAAAATTATCAAAAATATAGCTCGTGATGAATTAACTGAAGTTCGTAATGAACTTTATTCTAAATACAATTTAATTGAAGTTATTAAACAAGATAATGAACAAAAGAATCTTAATTTATCAAAAGAAGATAGAGATAAAATAATTGAATTATCAAAGAAAAATATTTCTATAAGAAAATGAATTCACAATGAGGTTATGGAAGTTGCTGAAAGAGTTGAAATACTTCCTATTCTACAAAAAAAACCTACAAGACTTTCTGGTGGACAACAACAACGTGTTGCTATAGCTCGTGCAATTGTTAAGAAGCCAAAAATCTTATTAATGGATGAGCCACTTTCTAATCTTGATGCTAAATTAAGAATTTCAACAAGACAATGAATTAGAGACATTCAACAAAAATTAGGAATTACAACAGTTTTTGTTACTCACGACCAAGAAGAAGCTATGTCAATTAGCGATACTATAATTTGCATGAGTATGGCTAAAGTTCAACAAATTGGTTCACCAATGGATTTATACAACAAACCTAAAAATAAATTTGTGGCCAGATTCTTAGGCATGCCAGAAATGGGATTGCTAGAAGCTAAAAACGTTAATAATAAAATTACAATTTATGATAAAGAAATTAAAGGTATTAAACTATTAAATAGCAATAGTAAAGATCTTTTAATAGGTGTAAGAGCTGAAGATTTCATCTTGAAAAAGAAAACTGATAAATATCAATTTAAGGCTTTAATTAAGACAGTTGAAAACTTCGGTAAAGAAAGTAAACTTATTGTGCTATTGGAAGATGAAACTCCAATAAACTTCTTAATTGATAATAAACTTGACTATAAAGTTGGAGATAATATTTACTTTAACTTACCAGTTGATCGTCTTCACATCTTTGACAAAGTAACAGAGGAAAGAGTTGAGTATGAAATCAAGTAATGGCTTTTGATCAAGAGTAGCTTGTAAATTTCCTTGACTATTTAAATTTTCTTTAAAAAAACAAGCAAATAAAAAAACAACTTCTCTATCAATGAGCGTTGTCGATAAAGAAACTCCACTTTGAAAACCGGTTTCATTGTTGGTACCAACACTTATAGTTATTATAATGTTTACAATTGTGCCATTTATCCTAAATATTAAATTTGCTTTTTTCACAACGAAAGACAAATTGCCTACCTCTGCACACGTTGAACACTTTAAAACTCTTATAGAATCCCCAGCATTTGCGGTAGGTTTTAAAAATAGTTTAATGTATGGAATTATTGTCCTACCGTTTGTAATAGGAATAAGTTTAATAATTAGTTCTCTTATAGCTAGTTTATATAGAGCGACAGCTAAAGGATTTTGGCAAACTATATTTTTCCTTCCTTATATTACAAATATAGTTGCAGTATCTCTTTC
It encodes the following:
- a CDS encoding ATP-binding cassette domain-containing protein, with amino-acid sequence MANINSVDNNNSAQKYTKEQYNEYLRIVDSMEEFWENKKEIPAIELKNIFIDFGETLAVDDVSFKIHDGQLVTLLGPSGSGKTTALNAISGLLTITSGKVLFGGKDVTSLPPQKRKLGFVFQNYALYPHMSVYDNIAFPLRNDIDWKRKIIFKKNTAILEIKNIYLKHLGASEEEITKLNKAWHQYNNISKVLDSEYQKYQINLIKEYENATNDYKMTKVRYSASLNLNSKDSLKKINSLKENYKIQKKLIKDKIKIEKANKLYEKYDLTKSTLNPIIDKFALINKNNKKDLNTYKNNLDSVNQIISELNAFDKNTLTLDEQLLFEKTLYKAKKEEIRYNFNINVINYTNHYEKLILEKKTIRNEEKRKYKDKKKNDSKLIQLKKNRKIIKNIARDELTEVRNELYSKYNLIEVIKQDNEQKNLNLSKEDRDKIIELSKKNISIRKWIHNEVMEVAERVEILPILQKKPTRLSGGQQQRVAIARAIVKKPKILLMDEPLSNLDAKLRISTRQWIRDIQQKLGITTVFVTHDQEEAMSISDTIICMSMAKVQQIGSPMDLYNKPKNKFVARFLGMPEMGLLEAKNVNNKITIYDKEIKGIKLLNSNSKDLLIGVRAEDFILKKKTDKYQFKALIKTVENFGKESKLIVLLEDETPINFLIDNKLDYKVGDNIYFNLPVDRLHIFDKVTEERVEYEIK